Proteins from a single region of Belliella baltica DSM 15883:
- the greA gene encoding transcription elongation factor GreA yields the protein MGTIQYYTEEGLKKLKDELQELKTKGRQDIAKQIAEARDKGDLSENAEYDAAKDAQGLLELKIAKLEAVVGNARVMDSSKMDASKVGILSTVKIKNVKNGMTVTYTLVSEEEADLKAGKISLASPFGKGLNGKAVGDIAQINAPAGVLEFEILDISY from the coding sequence ATGGGAACTATACAGTATTACACAGAAGAAGGTCTGAAGAAATTGAAGGATGAACTTCAAGAACTTAAAACCAAAGGAAGACAGGATATAGCCAAGCAAATAGCTGAGGCTAGAGACAAAGGAGACTTAAGCGAAAATGCCGAATATGATGCTGCAAAAGATGCTCAAGGACTTTTGGAATTAAAAATAGCCAAACTTGAAGCTGTAGTAGGTAATGCTAGAGTGATGGATAGCTCAAAAATGGATGCCTCTAAAGTGGGTATTCTTAGCACCGTGAAAATCAAGAATGTTAAAAATGGCATGACTGTAACCTACACTCTAGTTTCTGAAGAAGAGGCTGACCTCAAAGCTGGAAAGATTTCCTTGGCTTCTCCTTTTGGTAAAGGTCTTAATGGAAAAGCTGTTGGAGATATTGCACAAATAAATGCTCCAGCAGGTGTTCTGGAATTCGAAATATTAGATATTTCATATTAA
- a CDS encoding 2-hydroxyacid dehydrogenase — MSQKNRILIIDEMHPSIIPLLEKEGFEVDYRPEIKRGEILEIIATYSGLIIRSKTPMDKELLEKASDLKFIGRAGAGLDQIDLSYLEERNIKLFNAPEGNRDAVGEHAIGGLLALFNHINKADQEVRNGIWDREGNRGEELAGKTVGVFGFGNMGQAFARKLLGFDVKLLAYDKYKKGFGSAFVKECSFEKIQQEADILSIHVPLTVETRNYFTLDLLKSFSKPIYLINTARGEVISFETLNLALDQGILRGAVLDVLENEKFKNFSAVQKGEFDNLAARPNVLFSPHIAGWTFQSYEKINQVLVEKIRVDI; from the coding sequence ATGTCTCAAAAAAACAGAATCCTTATCATAGATGAAATGCATCCCTCTATAATTCCATTATTAGAAAAGGAAGGGTTTGAGGTGGATTATAGGCCTGAGATTAAGAGGGGTGAAATCTTGGAAATTATTGCAACTTATTCGGGTTTGATCATCCGATCCAAAACACCAATGGATAAGGAACTTTTAGAAAAAGCGAGCGACTTAAAATTTATCGGAAGGGCAGGAGCAGGCTTGGATCAGATTGATTTATCATACTTAGAAGAAAGAAACATCAAGCTTTTCAATGCTCCTGAAGGAAACAGGGATGCAGTAGGAGAGCATGCGATTGGGGGGCTGTTGGCTTTATTTAATCATATTAACAAAGCAGATCAAGAAGTCCGAAATGGTATTTGGGATAGGGAAGGAAACAGAGGAGAGGAATTGGCAGGAAAGACTGTAGGAGTCTTTGGATTTGGAAACATGGGGCAAGCTTTTGCCCGGAAACTCCTTGGATTCGATGTCAAACTCCTTGCTTATGATAAATATAAAAAGGGTTTTGGTTCTGCATTTGTAAAAGAATGTTCTTTTGAAAAAATACAGCAAGAAGCAGATATTCTTAGTATTCATGTACCACTCACTGTAGAGACTAGAAATTATTTCACCTTGGATTTGTTAAAAAGTTTTTCAAAACCCATTTACTTGATCAATACTGCTAGAGGAGAAGTGATTTCCTTTGAAACATTGAATTTGGCTCTTGATCAAGGTATTCTTCGAGGGGCTGTTTTGGATGTTTTGGAAAATGAAAAGTTCAAGAACTTCTCAGCCGTTCAAAAAGGAGAATTTGATAACTTGGCAGCTAGACCAAATGTACTTTTCAGTCCGCATATCGCTGGATGGACATTTCAATCTTACGAAAAAATCAATCAAGTTTTGGTGGAGAAAATTAGAGTAGATATTTAA
- a CDS encoding single-stranded DNA-binding protein encodes MSGIKNRVQLIGRLGAKAEINHFDSGKVKANIRLATNENYRNAKGEKVEETTWHYVTAWDGAATILEKYTDKGSEIGIVGRLSSRSYEDKEGNKKYITEVIADEILLLGEKVASNS; translated from the coding sequence ATGAGTGGAATCAAAAACAGGGTTCAGCTGATCGGTAGATTAGGAGCCAAAGCAGAAATCAATCATTTTGATAGTGGCAAAGTAAAGGCAAACATTCGCTTAGCCACTAATGAAAATTACAGAAATGCTAAAGGGGAAAAAGTAGAGGAAACTACTTGGCATTATGTAACTGCATGGGATGGTGCAGCGACAATACTAGAAAAGTACACCGATAAAGGTTCTGAAATCGGAATCGTTGGTAGATTAAGCAGCAGAAGCTATGAAGATAAGGAAGGCAACAAAAAATATATTACTGAGGTAATCGCAGATGAAATTTTGCTTCTTGGTGAAAAAGTCGCTTCAAACTCTTAA
- the pfkA gene encoding 6-phosphofructokinase → MKKIAVFTSGGDAPGMNACIRAVVRTAIFHGLEVYGITYGYDGMISGNIKKMQSHSVSNIIQRGGTILKSARSEEFMTKEGRKKAYEQLKALEIDGIVAIGGDGTFTGAKIFFEEFGIPTVGCPGTIDNDIFGTDYTIGFDTAVNTALEAIDKIRDTAAAHDRIFFVEVMGRDSGYIAVECGIGGGAEFVMVPETETDLKKVVKSLKNLRKSKSSSIIVVAEGDDEGNAEVIMDQVKKKVNDEDKEFKVTTLGHIQRGGNPTARDRVLASRCGMAAVEGLMNGQSNCMAGIVNGDVTYTSFEDCIGKTKPIKSDHLKLIEILSI, encoded by the coding sequence ATGAAAAAAATTGCAGTTTTTACTTCCGGAGGCGATGCGCCGGGCATGAATGCTTGTATCAGGGCTGTAGTACGCACAGCAATTTTTCACGGATTAGAAGTTTATGGAATCACATATGGATATGATGGTATGATTTCAGGAAATATAAAAAAAATGCAATCACATTCTGTCAGTAATATCATCCAAAGGGGGGGCACTATTTTGAAATCTGCGAGAAGTGAGGAATTCATGACCAAAGAGGGAAGAAAAAAAGCCTATGAACAACTAAAAGCTCTAGAAATTGATGGGATTGTGGCCATTGGTGGAGACGGTACTTTTACAGGTGCAAAAATATTCTTTGAAGAATTTGGCATCCCTACTGTTGGATGTCCAGGGACTATTGATAATGATATTTTTGGTACAGATTATACTATTGGTTTCGATACTGCTGTAAATACCGCCTTAGAAGCGATAGATAAAATTAGAGATACCGCAGCTGCTCATGACAGAATATTCTTTGTAGAAGTAATGGGAAGGGATAGCGGATACATAGCAGTTGAATGCGGAATTGGTGGCGGCGCAGAGTTTGTGATGGTACCTGAAACTGAAACAGACCTTAAGAAGGTTGTGAAATCATTAAAAAACCTTAGAAAATCAAAATCATCTAGCATCATCGTCGTAGCTGAGGGAGATGATGAAGGAAATGCTGAAGTAATCATGGATCAAGTAAAGAAAAAAGTCAATGATGAGGATAAAGAATTTAAAGTTACAACCCTTGGTCATATTCAAAGAGGAGGAAACCCAACAGCAAGAGATCGCGTCTTAGCTTCTCGATGCGGTATGGCTGCTGTAGAGGGGTTGATGAATGGTCAATCCAATTGCATGGCTGGAATTGTAAATGGTGATGTAACCTATACTTCATTTGAAGATTGTATAGGTAAAACTAAACCAATCAAAAGTGATCATCTTAAATTAATTGAAATTTTAAGTATTTAA
- the miaA gene encoding tRNA (adenosine(37)-N6)-dimethylallyltransferase MiaA, translating to MKQNKYLIVIAGPTGVGKTDLCINLAKIFNTEIISSDSRQFFRETDLGTAKPTNLQLKKAPHHFINSLSIHDNYDVKQFENDVLNLLEDRFQIHELIIMTGGSGLYIDAVCNGLDEIPEIDPAIREKVIEEYQLKGLGFLQEEVSKIDPLYFESVDKNNPQRLMRALEVFLGTGKPFSSFRQKKRAKRNFQIIKIGLERAREELYKRIDLRMDLMVQEGLFDEAKSLFTFRHLNALQTVGYSEIFRYLEGEYDQEEAVRLLKRNSRRYAKRQLTWFKKDPEWTWFHPEQLEEIKSFVQNQIA from the coding sequence GTGAAGCAAAATAAATATCTAATTGTAATAGCTGGACCAACTGGTGTGGGAAAAACTGATTTATGCATAAATTTAGCTAAAATATTTAATACAGAAATAATTTCTTCAGATAGCAGACAATTTTTTAGAGAAACTGATTTAGGAACGGCAAAACCAACAAATTTACAATTGAAAAAGGCTCCTCATCATTTTATAAATTCACTTTCAATTCATGATAATTATGATGTCAAACAATTTGAAAATGATGTTTTGAATCTGCTGGAAGATCGTTTCCAAATTCATGAGCTTATAATTATGACTGGAGGTTCAGGACTTTATATTGATGCAGTTTGTAATGGTTTAGACGAAATTCCAGAAATTGATCCTGCAATTAGAGAAAAAGTCATTGAAGAATATCAACTTAAAGGACTAGGATTTTTACAAGAAGAAGTGAGTAAAATAGATCCGCTGTATTTTGAAAGCGTTGATAAGAACAATCCTCAAAGGTTGATGAGAGCACTTGAAGTTTTTCTTGGTACTGGCAAACCATTCAGCAGTTTTCGTCAGAAGAAAAGGGCGAAAAGAAATTTTCAAATTATAAAAATCGGTCTTGAGCGAGCGCGTGAGGAACTTTACAAAAGAATAGATTTGAGAATGGATTTGATGGTACAAGAGGGACTTTTTGATGAAGCGAAATCCTTGTTTACATTTCGACACCTTAATGCATTACAAACAGTAGGTTACTCTGAAATATTCAGGTATTTAGAAGGCGAATATGATCAAGAAGAAGCTGTCAGGTTGTTGAAAAGGAACTCAAGGAGGTATGCAAAACGACAACTGACTTGGTTTAAGAAGGATCCTGAATGGACATGGTTTCACCCAGAACAACTAGAAGAAATTAAATCTTTTGTTCAAAATCAAATTGCTTGA
- a CDS encoding response regulator has product MKSKKVLIVDDNALNRRVFEHIIGQVYIFDIAENGKAAIEKLKSNQFDLVLMDIQMPVMDGISALEIIKRDQIASCPIIAISAYADQNDREYFLSTGFDDFISKPIKPKTFLETISNQIEKKAALPLIKEQDEIVDLELDTKILLQLLKYNSPENIKLVYDEFIEEAESLLSEIEPLIHTEKIKGIGDKLHIIKGNSGTLGAMKIFNSVKQFEKNIKNNIFDNTLKEYLTLVKLIASFKKHIKTIQAFNS; this is encoded by the coding sequence ATGAAAAGCAAAAAGGTTTTAATCGTGGACGATAATGCTCTTAATAGACGAGTTTTCGAGCACATTATTGGACAAGTTTACATATTTGATATTGCTGAGAATGGAAAAGCGGCAATAGAAAAATTAAAATCAAATCAATTTGATCTGGTTTTAATGGATATTCAAATGCCCGTTATGGATGGAATCTCAGCTTTAGAAATAATCAAGAGAGATCAGATCGCATCATGTCCTATAATCGCTATTTCTGCATATGCTGATCAAAATGATAGAGAATATTTTCTTTCTACAGGATTTGATGATTTCATATCTAAACCTATAAAACCTAAGACTTTTTTAGAAACTATTTCGAATCAAATTGAAAAGAAAGCTGCACTACCATTAATCAAAGAACAAGATGAAATCGTAGATTTAGAATTAGATACTAAAATACTTCTACAACTTTTAAAGTACAATTCACCTGAAAATATAAAGTTGGTGTATGATGAATTCATCGAAGAAGCAGAATCTTTACTTTCAGAGATAGAGCCATTGATACATACCGAAAAAATCAAAGGAATAGGAGATAAACTTCATATTATAAAAGGGAATTCAGGAACACTTGGAGCAATGAAGATTTTTAATTCCGTCAAACAGTTTGAAAAAAACATAAAAAATAACATTTTTGATAATACATTAAAAGAATATTTAACTTTGGTGAAACTAATAGCATCATTTAAAAAACACATAAAAACCATTCAAGCCTTCAATTCATGA
- a CDS encoding response regulator, with protein MNENKKVLVAEDSSIIINLTKNVLMFEKYHITAVKNGQQVLDKLTHEDFDLILMDINMPVMDGIACTKAIRMLDDEKKSQVPIIAITGNYKNYTLDDFKKAGLNDYVQKPLDYDHLLATVKKHLS; from the coding sequence ATGAACGAAAATAAAAAAGTGTTGGTAGCAGAGGATAGCTCAATAATCATCAATTTAACAAAAAATGTGTTGATGTTTGAAAAATATCACATTACTGCAGTAAAAAATGGACAGCAAGTCCTTGATAAGCTTACCCATGAAGATTTCGACTTGATACTCATGGATATCAACATGCCCGTCATGGATGGTATTGCATGCACAAAAGCCATTAGGATGCTTGATGATGAAAAGAAATCTCAGGTACCAATTATTGCCATCACTGGAAATTACAAAAATTACACCCTTGATGATTTCAAAAAAGCAGGTTTGAACGATTATGTTCAAAAACCGCTTGATTATGATCACCTTTTGGCAACTGTGAAAAAACATTTGAGCTGA
- a CDS encoding MBL fold metallo-hydrolase — MKVTFLGTGTSQGVPVIGCDCVVCSSLDFRDKRLRSSIHLEIEGKSLVIDTGPDFRMQMLREKINHVDAVIFTHEHKDHTAGLDDIRPYNFMQKKDMPVFATKKVLSQIKREFAYIFEEVKYPGVPKVLTHEISKANPFEVEGIPITPIEVMHYRLPVLGFRTGDFTYITDAKTIAKEELEKIKGTKILVLNALQASHHISHFTLEEAIEMVNFLKPEKAFFTHISHKLGAHGEVEANLPAHIKLAYDGLKVDIA, encoded by the coding sequence TTGAAAGTAACATTTTTAGGAACCGGAACATCCCAAGGCGTACCTGTGATAGGTTGTGATTGTGTAGTTTGTTCTTCATTAGATTTCAGAGACAAAAGACTTAGAAGTTCCATTCATTTAGAAATTGAAGGAAAAAGTCTAGTTATAGATACTGGTCCAGATTTCAGAATGCAGATGCTACGAGAAAAAATCAACCATGTGGATGCGGTTATTTTTACCCATGAACATAAAGATCATACTGCTGGATTGGATGATATCAGGCCATATAATTTTATGCAAAAAAAAGATATGCCTGTTTTTGCTACAAAAAAAGTGCTTAGCCAAATCAAAAGAGAGTTTGCTTACATTTTTGAAGAAGTAAAGTACCCTGGTGTCCCAAAGGTATTGACTCATGAAATTTCCAAAGCTAATCCTTTCGAAGTTGAAGGCATACCTATCACGCCCATTGAGGTAATGCATTACAGATTACCAGTCTTAGGGTTTAGAACAGGAGATTTTACCTACATCACGGATGCCAAAACAATAGCAAAAGAGGAATTAGAGAAAATTAAAGGAACCAAAATTCTGGTCCTAAATGCACTTCAAGCCAGTCATCATATTTCGCATTTCACTCTTGAAGAAGCAATAGAAATGGTTAATTTTCTTAAACCTGAAAAAGCTTTTTTTACGCATATTAGTCACAAATTGGGAGCACATGGCGAAGTTGAAGCGAATTTACCAGCCCATATTAAGTTAGCTTATGATGGCTTAAAAGTGGATATTGCATAA
- a CDS encoding NFACT RNA binding domain-containing protein — translation MSFPDDFKRGKRNTVSLFPDLIGQKISQVKPISFERAFVIYLESGDRIIFKLHGTRSNILFYKGSEELPYKIFRNELRDDWNIRQAELAKDLDLSKSNFLALEGNASKFLPTLGKIPREWLKEKGYIETTIEEKWTLLEELLDMLDSPLFSIVEKGKDHYLSLLPEEKSVLQTDDPIIAVNTLFRYIVVIQAFQREKQHWFKTFEDQKKKSSNYIQKTAEKLQSLESDISPAQLADVIMANLHQIERNAEEVTLFNFYTNQDQLVKLKRGVSPQLFAENLYRKSKNRKIEIDQLYQNLEDKENLLAKTETLIEQLKGVTDFRTLKAFVKEHNLIAQEKDKQEQIPFKRFDVEGFEVLVGKSAKSNDEMLRYFAWKEDLWLHAKDVSGSHVIIKHKSGINFPKTVIERAAELAAYYSKNKSETLAAVMYTPVKFVRKVKGSPAGAVMVDKESVVIVPPVGPRE, via the coding sequence TTGAGTTTTCCAGATGATTTCAAAAGAGGAAAAAGAAATACCGTTTCCCTTTTCCCAGATTTAATCGGTCAAAAGATCAGTCAAGTAAAACCAATTTCTTTCGAGAGAGCATTTGTCATTTATTTGGAAAGTGGTGACAGGATAATATTTAAACTTCATGGAACAAGAAGCAACATACTTTTTTATAAAGGTAGTGAGGAACTACCATATAAAATTTTCAGAAATGAACTAAGAGATGATTGGAATATTCGTCAGGCAGAGCTAGCAAAAGATTTAGATTTGAGCAAAAGCAACTTTTTGGCTTTAGAAGGAAATGCATCTAAATTCCTTCCAACTTTAGGCAAAATACCTAGGGAATGGCTCAAAGAAAAAGGTTATATCGAAACTACTATCGAAGAGAAGTGGACCTTGTTAGAAGAGCTTTTAGATATGTTAGATTCGCCACTTTTTTCAATTGTTGAAAAAGGAAAAGATCATTATTTAAGTCTTTTACCAGAAGAAAAATCAGTTTTACAAACTGATGATCCTATTATCGCAGTCAATACACTTTTTAGATATATTGTTGTTATACAAGCTTTTCAAAGAGAAAAACAACATTGGTTTAAGACTTTCGAAGATCAGAAAAAAAAATCAAGTAACTACATTCAAAAAACTGCTGAAAAGCTTCAAAGTCTTGAATCAGATATTTCTCCTGCCCAATTAGCTGATGTGATAATGGCAAATCTTCATCAGATAGAAAGAAATGCTGAAGAAGTAACACTTTTTAATTTTTATACCAACCAAGATCAACTCGTCAAACTTAAAAGAGGGGTTAGTCCTCAGCTTTTTGCTGAAAATCTTTACCGAAAGTCCAAAAATAGAAAGATTGAGATTGATCAATTGTATCAAAATTTAGAAGATAAAGAAAATCTTCTTGCTAAAACAGAAACTTTAATTGAACAACTTAAAGGTGTTACCGACTTCAGAACTTTAAAAGCATTTGTCAAAGAACACAACTTAATTGCTCAAGAAAAAGATAAGCAAGAACAAATTCCTTTCAAAAGATTTGATGTTGAAGGGTTTGAGGTTTTGGTTGGGAAATCAGCAAAATCAAATGATGAAATGCTGAGATATTTCGCTTGGAAAGAAGACTTATGGCTTCATGCTAAGGATGTTTCTGGATCGCATGTAATTATCAAGCATAAGTCAGGAATAAACTTTCCAAAAACTGTCATCGAAAGAGCTGCAGAACTTGCTGCATACTATTCAAAAAACAAAAGTGAAACATTGGCAGCAGTCATGTACACGCCTGTAAAGTTTGTCAGAAAAGTAAAGGGATCTCCAGCAGGTGCTGTAATGGTGGACAAAGAAAGTGTAGTAATAGTGCCTCCTGTAGGACCAAGAGAATAG
- the pyk gene encoding pyruvate kinase, which translates to MSVPIFNKTKILATVGPASNNEETLLNLSKAGANVFRLNFSHGNHEGHAKVISMIRKINKENKLSIGILQDLQGPKIRVGEVQDNGVEIIPGDPITITNEPVIGTSSLVSTVYQNLPNDVVPGDRILIDDGNLELVVNSTDGKNVNCTVIHGGILKSRKGINLPNTNVSAPSLTEKDIEDLEFGLANEVDWIALSFVRYAEDIYDLRRRIEKAGKVCKIVAKIEKPEALENIDEIIAATDAIMVARGDLGVEVPMQMVPLWQKKMVEKCKLACKPVIIATQMLESMIVNPRPTRAETNDVATAVLDGADAVMLSAETASGNFPVFAVKAMTSIIAHIEQNADVYHNLYKIPEEDETFLSNNLILMASRLSRNVKAKAIVGITSSGFTGFRIASHRPLANIFVFTRNIPLLTQLSLVWGVRAYYYESNVSTDATFNDIQSQLKADGHVTVGDVIVNTASMPLKKKGKTNMLKVHVVD; encoded by the coding sequence ATGAGTGTACCTATCTTTAATAAAACAAAGATTTTGGCTACAGTAGGCCCAGCCTCTAACAACGAAGAAACATTGCTCAACCTTTCTAAAGCTGGGGCAAATGTATTTCGATTAAATTTTTCACACGGAAATCATGAAGGACATGCCAAGGTCATCAGTATGATCCGAAAAATCAACAAAGAAAATAAATTGTCCATTGGAATTCTTCAAGATCTTCAAGGTCCTAAAATAAGAGTGGGAGAGGTTCAAGACAATGGTGTGGAGATTATTCCAGGAGACCCGATTACTATTACCAACGAACCTGTGATCGGTACTTCCTCACTTGTAAGTACTGTTTATCAAAATCTTCCAAATGATGTTGTTCCAGGAGATAGAATTCTTATTGATGATGGGAATTTAGAACTAGTAGTGAATTCGACAGATGGAAAAAATGTAAATTGTACAGTCATTCATGGAGGAATACTAAAATCTAGAAAGGGAATTAATCTACCAAATACCAACGTTTCTGCTCCTTCGCTCACTGAAAAAGATATAGAGGATCTAGAATTTGGACTAGCTAATGAAGTAGATTGGATAGCGCTTTCTTTTGTGAGGTATGCAGAGGATATTTACGACTTAAGGCGTAGAATAGAAAAAGCTGGAAAAGTCTGTAAAATTGTTGCAAAGATTGAAAAGCCTGAAGCGCTTGAAAATATAGATGAAATTATTGCAGCCACAGATGCAATTATGGTGGCTAGAGGAGATCTCGGAGTAGAAGTCCCTATGCAGATGGTACCACTATGGCAAAAGAAAATGGTAGAGAAATGTAAGCTCGCTTGCAAGCCTGTTATCATCGCTACACAGATGTTGGAGAGCATGATTGTCAATCCAAGACCAACAAGAGCAGAAACTAATGATGTAGCAACTGCGGTGTTGGATGGTGCGGATGCTGTAATGCTTTCTGCAGAAACAGCATCAGGTAATTTTCCGGTTTTTGCAGTCAAAGCAATGACCTCCATTATAGCTCATATTGAACAAAATGCTGATGTATATCACAATTTGTATAAAATCCCTGAAGAGGATGAAACTTTCCTTTCCAATAACTTAATTCTGATGGCTTCTAGACTTTCTAGAAATGTAAAGGCTAAAGCAATTGTTGGGATTACTTCATCAGGCTTTACTGGTTTTAGGATTGCATCGCATAGACCTCTCGCAAATATTTTTGTGTTCACGAGAAATATCCCTTTACTTACTCAATTAAGTCTAGTTTGGGGTGTGAGAGCTTATTATTATGAAAGTAATGTCTCAACTGATGCTACTTTCAATGATATTCAAAGTCAGCTAAAAGCTGATGGACATGTAACTGTTGGAGATGTGATTGTCAATACAGCTAGTATGCCTTTGAAGAAAAAAGGTAAAACCAATATGCTAAAAGTGCATGTGGTTGATTAA
- a CDS encoding IPExxxVDY family protein, translating into MKKSKLLVDNLYEFDLLGFVAPIKDYKMAWVINNCLNIRLVKTKDFELHFLDDSALKISQFIIEKDHGYIQLLKNRSFNENGNVHYLIPELKIMDYFLLMQDLTFDLNIYAYIEQLSKSNFIQNVVRLDVNKIKSKENLLTY; encoded by the coding sequence ATGAAGAAATCAAAGTTACTAGTTGATAATCTTTACGAATTCGATCTTTTAGGCTTTGTGGCGCCCATTAAAGACTATAAAATGGCTTGGGTGATCAACAATTGTCTGAATATTAGGCTTGTCAAAACCAAGGATTTTGAGCTTCATTTCCTCGATGATTCTGCTTTGAAAATTTCTCAATTTATTATTGAGAAAGACCATGGTTACATACAACTTCTCAAAAACAGATCTTTTAATGAAAATGGAAATGTTCATTACTTGATACCGGAACTCAAAATCATGGATTACTTCCTGCTGATGCAGGACCTTACATTTGATCTGAATATTTATGCTTATATTGAGCAACTTTCAAAAAGTAATTTTATCCAAAACGTAGTTAGATTAGACGTAAATAAGATAAAATCTAAAGAAAACCTGTTAACCTATTAA
- a CDS encoding acyl carrier protein — protein MSEIAQKVKAIIVDKLGVEESEVTPEASFTNDLGADSLDTVELIMEFEKEFNISIPDDQAEQIGTVGQAVSYLEANVK, from the coding sequence ATGTCTGAAATTGCACAAAAAGTAAAAGCCATTATCGTTGATAAGTTAGGCGTAGAAGAATCTGAAGTAACTCCTGAGGCTAGCTTCACAAATGATTTAGGTGCTGACTCTCTTGATACAGTAGAGCTCATCATGGAATTCGAAAAAGAATTCAACATTTCTATTCCAGATGACCAAGCCGAACAAATCGGTACAGTTGGTCAGGCAGTTAGCTATCTGGAAGCAAACGTAAAATAA
- the fabF gene encoding beta-ketoacyl-ACP synthase II, which produces MNLRRVVVTGMGALTPIGKTVPEFWDGLINGVSGAGPITRFDASLFKTQFACEIKDFNVEDYLDRKEARKMDPFTQYAMIAVDEAMKDSGLDLETINLHRAGVIWGSGIGGLKTFQDEVVDFANGDGTPRFNPFFIPKMIADISAGFLSIKYGFKGPNFVTVSACASGTNALIDAFNYIRLGKADIFISGGSEAAVTEAGIGGFNAMKALSQRNDDPQTASRPFDNDRDGFVLGEGAGAIILEEYDHAKARGAKIYAELVGGGMTADAYHITAPHPDGEGAANVMKFALEDANLHPENIDYVNVHGTSTPLGDVSEVKAIQKVFGEHAYKLNISSTKSMTGHLLGAAGAIEAIASILSVKNNIVPPTINHFTDDENLDSKLNLTFNKAQKREVRAALSNTFGFGGHNCSIIFKKIEE; this is translated from the coding sequence ATGAATTTAAGAAGAGTTGTAGTAACAGGTATGGGTGCCCTTACACCAATAGGCAAAACTGTCCCAGAATTTTGGGATGGTCTGATTAATGGTGTGAGTGGTGCTGGGCCTATTACTAGATTCGATGCTTCTCTTTTCAAAACTCAATTTGCGTGTGAAATCAAAGATTTTAACGTAGAAGACTATTTGGATCGTAAAGAAGCTAGAAAAATGGACCCTTTCACGCAGTATGCAATGATTGCGGTAGATGAGGCCATGAAAGATTCAGGACTTGATCTTGAAACTATCAACTTACACAGAGCAGGTGTAATATGGGGTTCAGGTATTGGTGGGCTTAAAACCTTCCAAGATGAAGTTGTCGATTTCGCCAACGGAGATGGAACACCTAGATTCAATCCTTTCTTCATCCCTAAGATGATTGCTGACATTAGTGCAGGCTTTCTTTCCATTAAATATGGATTTAAAGGTCCAAACTTCGTAACAGTATCAGCTTGTGCTTCTGGAACAAACGCTCTGATTGATGCATTCAATTACATCAGATTGGGCAAAGCGGATATATTTATATCTGGAGGTTCAGAAGCAGCGGTGACTGAAGCAGGAATCGGTGGCTTTAATGCCATGAAAGCACTTTCTCAAAGAAATGATGATCCGCAAACAGCATCAAGACCCTTTGACAATGATAGAGATGGATTTGTCTTGGGTGAAGGTGCAGGAGCGATTATTCTTGAAGAATATGATCATGCGAAAGCTCGAGGTGCAAAAATCTACGCTGAGTTAGTAGGTGGTGGAATGACAGCAGATGCTTATCATATTACAGCTCCGCACCCAGATGGGGAGGGTGCTGCTAACGTGATGAAGTTTGCTCTTGAAGATGCCAATCTGCATCCAGAAAATATTGATTATGTCAATGTACATGGTACTTCTACCCCTCTTGGGGATGTGAGTGAAGTGAAAGCGATCCAAAAAGTATTTGGTGAGCACGCTTACAAACTAAATATAAGCAGTACTAAATCTATGACAGGTCATCTTTTGGGAGCAGCAGGTGCCATTGAAGCAATTGCTTCCATCCTTTCTGTCAAAAACAATATTGTCCCTCCTACCATCAATCATTTCACTGATGATGAAAACTTGGATAGCAAATTGAATTTGACTTTCAACAAGGCTCAAAAAAGAGAAGTTAGAGCTGCTTTAAGTAATACTTTTGGATTTGGTGGACATAATTGTTCTATCATTTTCAAAAAAATCGAAGAGTAA